Genomic window (Allostreptomyces psammosilenae):
GGGCGACGTCCCCGGTCCGTCCCGTGAGCGGTTCCGGCCCCTGACGTACGCCCCGGCACGTGGGCCGTTGGCCGCGAATCGGGGTGGGGGGCCGGGCCACGGGCGGCCGTGGGCCGGTCCGCTGCGCGGCACACCGCCGCGCGGTCCGTGGCCGGTGGCCCGGGCCTGCCGGGCCGCCCCCGGGTGCCGGTCCACCCGGACGGCACTGACCGAAAAGCATCACGGGGGAGCCCGGCGGTGCTTTTTCCGGCGGGGCGGACAATTAAATCTGCGTGACGATTGTGAATGCCCGATTGCCGTGCATTGCGGAATTCTTTCGGGTGCCGGCCGGTCGGCCGCCGCGTACCGCCCACGCCGCGCCGCCTCCCTTCCGGTGACGGTGCCCGGTGCCGCCACGGCCGCGCGCCGGCGCCGTGCCGGACGGCCGTGCGAGAATGCCGGGCCGGCACGGAGGGGGAGGCGGTCATGGACCGGACACGTGAGTTCGTCGGGCGGGAGCAGTTGGCGGGCGTCGCACGCGCCGCGCTGGGCGCCACGCGCCGCCTGGTCGCCGTGGAACGGCTGCGCGGCGGCAGCAAGAAGGGCGTGTACCGCCTCCACCTCGACGACGACTCCACCGCGATCTGCTACAGCTGGGACGCGGCGGAGAACTACTGGCCGTCGGCACCGACCGACCCGGCGGGCGGCGACCACGCCGATCCGTTCTCCCCGGCCACCGGGCTCGACCTGCTCCAGGCCGCCCACGAGCGGCTGACCGCCGCTGGCGTGCGCACGCCCCGCGTCCACCTGGCCGACCGCAGCCGTGCCCACTTCCCGGCCGATGTCGCCGTGGTCGAGGACGTGCGCGGGGGCACCCTGGAGGCGCTGCTCCAGCACGACCCCCGGGCCGCGCGGGCGACCATGGCCCGGCTGCGCGAGGCGCTGGAGGCCATGCGGGAGCAGCGGGGACCCCGGTTCGGCAAGGTCGCCCTGGTGGACGCGGGCGGCAGCTCCCGGGGCCTCAGCTGCGAACAGACCCTGCTCGACCGGGCGCTCGCCGACCTGGCCGAGGCCTCCGCACGCGACCGGCGCCTGGCGGAGCCGCGCGACCGGATGGCCGACGTCCTGCGCGAGCTGGCCGCGGCCGTGCGCCCGCGCGAGGACTTCGCGCTGGTCCACGGGGAACTCGGGCCGGACCACGTGCTGGTGGACCCGCAGGGGGCGCCGGTCCTCATCGACATCGAGGGGCTGATGTACTTCGACGTCGAATGGGAGCACGTGTTCCTGGAGCTCCGCTTCCGGGAGCACTACGGGCCGCTGCGCGCGGAAGGGCTGGACGAGCGGCGCCTGGCGTTCTACACCCTCGCCATGAACCTGTCGCTGGTCGCCGGGCCGTTGCGGCTGCTCGACGGTGACTTCCCGGACCGTGCCTTCATGCGGGCGGTGGCGGAGCACAACCTCCGGTTGGCGCTCGCCTTCCTGAACCAGCGTCTGTGACTCACCCGGCCTCGGGGAACGCGCCGAGCGCCCTGGCGATCGCCACGTGGTCGTGGTAGTCGCGGGAGGAGACGATCAGTCCGTCGCGGACCCGGAGGGTCTGGACGTTGGCGGCGCGGAACGTCGTGCTGCCGGTGGTGACCCGGCCCTCGTAGTCGAACTCGGCCACGACCACCTCAGGGTCGTCGGTCTCCCGAACCACCACGTTGACCGGCCGCAGCTCCAGCGGCTGGCCGGTGGCGGCCAGGAAGTGCGCCCGGATCTGCTCCCGGCCCTCCAGGCGGAGCGGGGAGGGGAGGGCGAACGGCACCTCGACGACGGCGTCGGCGGCGTACAGATCGGCGAGCTCCTCCCAGTGCCCCGACGCGATGCCCTGGAGCAGGCGGTGGAACACCTCGCGCGGGCTGGTCGGCTCGGTTGCCACGGACATGCGGACCTCCGGTGACGGCATGAAAGACGCGACTAGAATCGGAGTTGTGACTCCGATAAGAAGATACGGACTGACGACTCCGCTTGTCCATCGTTTTCGGGAAGGAGACGGACAGTGACGCCGCGTCAGCGCGGTGCGGGCGCCTCCGACCGCGCCGCCGCGCCCGTGCCGGCCACCCCGGCCGAACGGCCGCTGCGCGCCGACGCCCGCCGCAACCGGGCCCGGCTGCTGGAGGTGGCCGAGGGGGTCTTCGCCACCCAGGGCACCTCCGCCTCGACCGAGGAGATCGCCCGTCAGGCGGGGGTGGGGATCGGCACGGTCTTCCGGCACTTCCCCACCAAGGAGGCGCTGCTCGAAGCCGTCTTCGTCGGCCGGCTGCGCCGCCTGGCCGAGGAGGCCCGCGCGCTGGCCGAGACCACGGACCCGCGGGGCGCGTTCTTCGTGTTCTTCACCCGGGTGGTGGACCAGGCGGCGACCAAGAACGCCTTCGCCGACGCCCTCACCGAGGCCGGGGTCGACCCCCGGGACGCCGCCTCGGAGGTCGGGCGGGAGCTGCGCGACGCCCTGGGCACCCTCCTGGCCGGGGCGCAGCGGGCCGGATCCGTCCGCGCGGACGTCGGCGTGCCGGAACTGATCGGGCTGCTGATCGGCACCTCCCGCGCCACCGAGCAGGCCGGCGACGGCGAGGTGCGGGCCGGGATCCTCAGGGTCGTCCTCGACGGCCTGCGCCCCGACCCGGCTGCCCGTCCGCCGTCCGCCGGCCCGCCGGCCGCCCGTGCCGGGGAGTCCGGCGCTACGGAGTCCGGCGCAGCAGCAGGGTGACGAACCCCAGGGTGCCGCGGTAGCCGTGCAGCCAGGCGGCACGGTGCTCGCTCGCCGCCCGCAGCGCCGCCTCGCCGCCCGGATCCTCCGGGTGGTCCAGGGCCCAGCGGGTCAGGGTCCCGGTCCAGGACCACTCGTACTCGTCCCACTCCGCGCCGGTGCTCACGTGCCCGTACACGGGAGCCCAGCCGGCCGCGGTGATCCGGTCGACGGTCGTCGCCAGGTCGTCGTACTCGTCCGCGGCGAACCCCGCCTCCAGGGTGCCGCGGTCGGGGGCCCGTTCCCAGAACCCGTCGCCGACCAGGACGCCGCCACCCGGGGCGAGGTGCCGGCGGGCCGCTTCGAGCGCCGGGAACAGGCCGCCGAAGGCGTGCGTCGCGCCGACACAGAGCACCAGGTCGTACGGGACCGCCGCGGTGAACTCCGTGGCGTCCCGGACGTGCAGCGCGAGCCGGTCGGCGAGGCCCTCCGCGGCCGCCGCCTCCCGGCCCGCCGCTATGGCCGCCGCGTCGGTGTCGACGCCGTCGGCCCGCAGACCGGGTCGGTCGGCCAGCGCCCGCCGGAGCCAGGTGCCGGTGCCGCACCCGAGGTCGAGGAGGCGGCCGGTGCCGCTCGGGACGGCTCGGTCGAGCAGCCGGGCCACGGACTCCTCGCTGAGCGGTGCGGCGATCGGATGGTCGCCGTGGGCGATGGCGCTGATGCGTTGACGGTCCATTGCGGCATCGTGCCGCCCACCGGTCCACCCCGTCTCCCCAAATACCGCCGCCGCCCGCCGCGGCCGCTTCCCCACGGGCCCCGCCCGCCCCACGCGACAATGGGCGGGTGACCCACCGCTACCGCGTCCTCGGCACCACACAGGCACTGCGCCCGGACGGCACCGAGGTGCCGCTCAGCGGGGCGCGGCTGCGGGCGCTGCTGACCGCGCTCGCGGCCGGCGGCGGCCGGGCCGTGCCGGTGCGCGACCTGGTCGCCCAGGTGTGGGGCGAGCGGGACACGCCGCCCGCCGACGAGGTGGGCGCCCTGCAGGCACTGGTGGGACGGCTGCGGCGGGCGCTGGGCGGCGGGGCGGTGGCCTCGGTGCCCGGGGGCTACCGGCTGGCGGTGGAACCGGACGCCATCGACCTGTTCCGCTTCGAACGGCTCTGCGCCCGGGGAGCCGACGCGCTGCGCGCCGGCGACCCGGCGACGGCGGCCGAGCTGCTGCACGACGCGCTGGCGCTGTGGTCCGGACCGGCCCTGGCGGACCTGCCCGGCAGGGACACCGACCCGCTGGCGGCACGGGCCGAACGGCGGCGCGCCCGGGCCCGCGCGGACCGGCTGGCCGCCGAGGTGGCGCTGGGCCGGTCGGACGGCGCCCTCCTCGAACTCGCGGCGCTCGCCGCCGAGGAACCACTGGACGAGCCGCTGCAGGCGCTGTGGATTCGCGCCCTGTGGGCCTCCGGCCGACGGGCCGAGGCCCTGCGCCGCTACGAGGAGGTGCGCCTCCGGCTGGCCGACCGCCTCGGCACGGACCCCGGCCGGGAGCTGCGCGCCCTGCACGCCGAACTGCTCTCCGCCGACACCGCCCCCGCACCGGCCGCCGCCCGGCCCCCCGTCACGCCCGCCACCGGCCCGACCGCCCTCCCCGGCAACCTGCGCGCCCGGCTCACCTCCTTCGTCGGCCGGGAGACCGACCTCACCGCCCTGACCGACCGGCTGCGCACCGGACGCCTGGTGACCCTGCTCGGGCCCGGCGGCGTCGGCAAGACCCGCCTGGCGCTGGAGGCCGCCCAGGCCGCCGCGGCCCACGGCGGCTGGCCGGACGGGGTGTGGATCGCCGAACTCGCCCCGGTGGGGGAGGAGCACGCCGTGCCGGAGGCCGTGCTCACCGCGCTCGGCGCGCGCACCACGGTGGTCCGGCCGCCGTCCGCCGCCGGCGAGCTGCGCGCCGCCGAGGCCGCCCGGCGCGACCCCCTCACCGAGCTCGTCGAGCACTGCGGACAACGCCGGATGCTGCTCGTCCTGGACAACTGCGAACACGTCGTCGGCACGGCCGCCGAACTCGCGGAGACCGTCCTGGCCGGCTGCCCCGGCGTGACCGTGCTGGCCACCAGCCGCGAGCCGCTGGCGGTGCCCGGCGAGTCCGTGTGGCCCGTCGAACCCCTGCCGACGCCGGCCGCGCTCCGGCTGCTCGCCGAGCGCGGCGCCGCCGCCCGCCCCGGCTTCCACACCGAGCAGGACCCGCCGGCCTGCGCCGAGATCTGCCGCAGACTCGACGGACTGCCACTCGCCATCGAACTGGCCGCCGCCCGCCTGCGGGCGCTCACCCCCCGGCAGATCGCCGACCGGCTCGACGACCGCTTCCGCCTGCTGGCCGGCGGCAGCCGGGCCAACCGCACCGCACTGCCCCGCCAGCGGACCCTCTGGGCGGTCGTGGACTGGTCCTGGGACCTCCTCGACGAACGCGAACGCGCCACGCTGCGCCGGCTCGCGGTGTTCTCCGGCGGCTGCGAACTCGCCGAGGCCGAGGCGGTCTGCGGCCCCGACGCCCTGGAAGCCCTGACCGGCCTGGTGGACAAGTCGCTGGTCGTCGCCGACCCCGGCGGGCCGCGCGGGATGCGCTACCGGCTGCTGGAGACCGTCGCCGAGTACGCCGCGCGACGGCTGGACGAGGCCGGGGAACGCCAGGCCGCCGCCCGACGGCACCTGGAGGTCTACCGCGAACTCGCCCGCACCGGCGACCCGGAACTGCGCGGCCCCCGGCAGGCCGAGTGGCTCGACCGCTTCACCACCGAGCACGACAACCTGCGGGCCGCCCTGCGCACCGCCGTGGCGCTGCGGGAGGAACAGGAGGCGCTCTGCCTGGTGCTGTCGCTGAGCTGGTTCTGGCAGCTGCGCGAACACCAGGCGGACGTCCGCGGCTGGGTCACCACCGTCGCCCGACTCGGCCCGGACCCCTTCCTCCCCGAACCCAGGCCGGCCGTGCCGCTGCGCGACCCCTGCACCACCACCCCGCCGCCCTGGCCCGAGGAACACCTGTGGGAGGCACGGCGCGGCCTGCGGCTGCTGGCGCTCGCCAGCAACGAGGGCGACGGCACCGCCCTCGGCACCCCGCGGACCCGCGCCCACCTCGAGGCCATCGTCGCGGCCTACCGGCCCGGCATGCCGCAGACCTGCCGCCCGCCCGGCTTCATGTGGTTCATCGCCCAGCTGATGACCGGCCGCTTCGACCAGCTCGGCGAGGCACTGGACGCCATGGTGCGCGGCTGCCGGGAACTCGGCCACGACTGGGAACTCGGCTTCGCGCTGCTGATGCGCGCCAAGATGCTCGGCGACCGCCCCGACGGCCTGGAACAGGCCACCACCGACGCCGACCAGGCACTGGCCCGGTTCGAACGCGCCGGCGACCAGTGGGGGATCGCCGAAGCGCTCTCCGCGCGCGGCGAGGCGCTCCACCGGCGCGGACACCACGCGCGGGCCGCGGCCGACTACGAACGCGCCATCGACAGCGCCCGGCGCATCGGCGCGGACAGCCAGGTGCCGGTGTTCCGCGCCCGACTGGCGTCGGTGCGCCTGGAGACCGCGCCCGACGCCGCCGCGCGCGAGCACGCCGAGCGGCTGCTGCTGGAGGCCGTGGACGAGGCCGACCGCTTCCCCGGCGAGGCCGTCAGCATGGAACGACTGCTGCTCGCCCAGCGCTACGGGACCACCGGCCGCACCGACCGGGCACGGGAACAACTACGCCGCATGGAACAGACCTTCACCACGGCCACCCCCACCCTCTTCACCGGCATGGTCGCCGGCCTGCACGGCTGGCTGGACTGCCTCGACGGGGAGTACCCACGCGCCCTGCGGCACCTGCGGCAGGCCGTGCGCCGCCTCGACCCCCTCGGCTACCTGGTCGCCCCGCAGGTCGTCGCCGTCCAGTTCCTCAGCGCCGCCTGGGCCAAGGCCCACCTCGGCGCCGCCCCGGACGGCGCCCGACTGCTCGGCGCCTACGACCGGGGCGGCGCGGCGACCGGCCTCGCCTTCCGCGCACTGCCCGACGAGGCCGGGACCCGAGCGCGCGCCGAGGCCGAGCTGCGCGCCGTGCTGCGGCCCGACACCTATCAGCACGCCTACGCCGAGGGCGGCGGCCTCGCCGTCCGACAGGCCGCCGCCCTGGTCTGAGCCCGCGCCGCGACTCACCACTCGCCGGCGGCCGGCGCCTGCGCGAGGCGCTCACGCGCCTCGGCGAGGTCCTCCTCCGTCGGGGCGTCGTCCTGGGTCAACGCCAGCCGCCAGTAGCCGGCGAAGTCGACCGACCGCCGGTCCACGCCCCGCTCACCCACCAGGTGCCGCCGCAACGACCGCACCACCCCCGACTCGCCCGCCAGCCACACGAACGGCGACCCCGATGGGAACTCCGCGCCACGCACCGCGTCGACCAGCGCCCGGCTGCGCCCCGCCGGCACTGCGCCCCGGTGCAGCCAGTGCACCGTCAGCGCACCCCGGGTGGTGAACCGCTGCTCCTCCGCCGGGCCGCCCACCTCGACGTAGGCCACCGCCCGGGCGCCCTCCGGCAGCGCCTCCACCAGCGTCCCGATGGCCGGCAGCGCCGTCTCGTCCCCGGCCAGCAGCACCCAGTCCGCGGAGCCCAGGGAGCGGGTGAGCGGGACGGGCCGGGCGAAGTCCGCCGACGGCCCGAACATGCCGATCACCTGGCCGGGCCGGGCCGACCGCGCCCACCGGGTGGCCGGGCCGGCGTCGTCGTGCAGCACGAAGTCGACGTCGACCGCGCCCTGCTGCGGACGGCGCGCGCGGATGGTGTAGCTGCGCATCCAGGGGCGTTCCGGCTCGGGGATCGCCTGGTACGCCTGGTACCAGCGGACCAGGTCGCCCTCCCGGGCCGGGTCCGGAAGACGCGGGACGCTCTGCCCGGGCCTCGGGAAGTACAGCTTGACCTGCTGGTCCGGTTCGTGGGGCCCAGGGTCGGCCAGGCCGTCCCCGGTGAAGGTGACCCGCGCCATGTGCGGCGTGATCCGCCGCACGTCGGTGACCTCGACCAACCGGACCGGCAACGACTTCTCCACGGAACCTCCATGACGGTAGTGCGTGGGTGTGGACTGGAACGCCACGACGATCCCGGCCCCGACCGACAGACCACCGACACGGCGCCGACACGTCCCCGCCGCCCCGCGCCGCCGCCCACCCCACCCCGTCCGCCACCCCGCCGAGAGGGTTCTGCGATCATGCTGCGGGGCCGGGTGAGGGCCCGGTGAGCGCGTCTTCGAGGAGGCCGACATGGTGAACGAAGCCGACCTGCGGCACCTGCGCCGCTGCGTGGAACTGGCCGCCCAGGCCCTCGACGCCGGCGACGAGCCGTTCGGCTCCGTGCTCGTCGCCGCGGACGGAACCGTCCTCGCCGAGGACCACAACCACGTGGCCTCCGGGGACCGCACCCGCCACCCGGAGTTCGAGCTGGCGCGCTGGTCCGCGGCGCACCTGACGCCCGCGGAACGGGCGGCGGCGACCGTCTACACCTCCGGCGAGCACTGCCCGATGTGCGCCGCCGCGCACGGCTGGGTCGGCCTGGGGCGCATCGTGTACGCCACCTCCTCGGAGCAGCTCGCCGGCTGGCTGGCCGAGCTGGGGGTGCCCGCCCCGCCCGTGCGCACCCTGCCGATCCAGCAGGTCGCGCCCGGCGTCCCGGTGGAGGGCCCGGTCCCCGAGCTGGCGGACCGGGTGCGCGAGCTGCACCGCCGCTTCCACGGCCGGTCCTGAGCCCCGCACCCGGGCACACCGCCCCGGAGCGTGAGCGCGTCCCCACGAGCGGGGCGGGGCCGTGCCCGCGCGCTCAGCGATTGAGCGCCCACCGCTGGAGCGCCTCCAGCGGCCCGTGCGAGAAGCGGCGCAGCCACAGCGTGGAGCCGACCACCAGCAGCAGGCACACCGTCGCCCACAGGCCCATCACCCACCACGGCCCGCTGTCCTCGAAACGGGTGGCGAGCCCCAGCCCGATGCCGTAACAGGCCAGCACGCACAGCGCGTTCTGGGCGACGTAGCTGGACAGCGCGGTCCGGCCCACCGAGGTGAGCGCCGCCACCAGCCGTCCCGGGCGACGCGTGCGGTCCAGCAGCACCCCGATCAGCCCGATGTAGCCGATCGCCACCAGCGGGGCCGCCACGTAGCGGCTGAGCAGGAAGAAGTCCATCCCGCCCAGCGCGGTGGCCGCGTTCAGCGGCAGCCCCAGACCCAGGCCCCAGCGGAGCATCCGCACGCGCAGCCGGCGGCCGGCGGCGTCCGGCTGGAAGGCACCCGCCCGGAACAGCCGCACACCGAGCAGGAACAGGAAGAGCAGCAGCCCGAACGACAGGACCGGTTCCAGGCGCAGCAGCACGGCGTTGTCCAGGCGGAACGCCACCTGGTCGAGGTAGCCGCCGTCCGCGTACAGCGCCACCACCTCGGCGTCGACCTCGCCGGTCGCGGAGTCGGCGGCGACCAGCCCGGCGGTGAGCAGCGCCATGCCGGCGACGTGCAGCCCCGCCGCGCACCACATCACCGCCCGCCGGAACCGCTCGGACCGGGTGAGCAGCCCGGCCACCAGCAGCGCGGTGACGGCGTAGCCCATCAGCACGTCCCAGGCGAAGACCAGCAGGAAGTGCGCGGTGCCCTCGGCGAACAGGAACAGCGCCCGCCGGCGGTACCGGCCCGGCCACGGCTGCCCGCGCCTGGCCGCGGAGGCGAACTGTATCGCCAGGCCGACCCCGAACAGGATGGTGAGCATGGACAGGAACTTGCCGTCGGCCAGGAACCGGAAGAGGCTCTCGGCCGCCAGGGCGGGCGCGGGGTCGGACAGCAGTTCCCGCAGTGAGGAGCCCGGGGTGGCGCCGGTGAGGATGCCCCATTCCGACCCCGGAGAGCTGAAGATCCACACGTTGGTCATCAGCGTGCCGAGGATCGCCGCCCCGCGCAGCACGTCCAGCAGTGGTAGGCGGCCCGTCGTGCCCGCCGGACCGGTGACCGGCGTGGACGAAGGCACGGCTGACCGTATGGCGTCCGCCATCGATTCCCCCTGAGTAGTGGTTCGTCCCTCTCATCGTCGTGGCGGGTCGGGGCGCGTCCCTCGTAGGCGCTGATGAAAAGCGCGGTACATCTTTCGATGTACCGGGGTGCTGCGGCCGGTGGAGCCGGCCCGCTCGCGGGAGCGGCAGCGCGGATTCCGGGGAGTGGTGGCACGGGCCTCCGGAACGGGCTGCCCGGACTCGCGGGAGTGGCAGCATGGGGCTGTCCGGAAGAGGGGCGGGGCGTGGGGGAGGGCTCGCCGCCCGGGCCCTCAACCCCCCCTTGGGGGGGCTTTTCGGCCCCCTTTTTCAGGATCCCACGGGGTGGTGGCGCCCCGCAGCCCCCGTTTCGCGGCCTGTGGACAACTTCGGTGCTGCGCATGTCATGGGCCCGGGGCCGCGTCGGAGCACTGTTCGAGCCGTGCCATACTTGGCGCGCGAATCGAGGCGGGACTCCGTTGGCGGAGTGTCCGAAAACGGGGGGTCAGCAGCAGTGCGGTGGTTGCCGGGTGTCGGCCCGACGGGGCGCCGGGGCCGCGTCGGATGAGCGGGATACGGCTCGCCGCCCCCTATCTCGACACGGGCGCCGACCAGCTCTCCTTCGCCCTCGGCCTGCCGGCCCGCGAGGCCCTGGCGGTGGCCGAGGTGCGGGCCGGCGGACTCACCGTCCAGCTCCGGCTGCTCGGCGCCTCCCACCAGGTGATCGCCGGCCCGGTCTGCGAGACCGTGGCCTGCCTGCCCGGCAGGCCGGGATGGCTTCCGGAGGCGGTGAACGAGGAGATCGGCGGCTGGAAGTATCGTTTCACCGCCCGGATCGACACCTACCCGCCCCAGGAGTTCGGCGACCGCGCCCAGTGGCTGCGCGAAGGGCTGGACGGCCGGCCGGACGCGCTCTGCGGGATCTTCCCCGGCTCCCCCGACGCCGTCACCGCGCTCGTGGTGGAGTCCGACGCCGGTGTCGCCTGGCGCACCTGGCACGCCTACCCGCAGACCCGGCAGATCGTCACCACACACACCAGGCTGGAGGCACGGTGAGGCACACTCGGCTGTCCGCGGCGGCGCTGGTCGCCGTGACGCTGCTGACGGGCTGTTCGGGCGGTGATGCCGACGACGACGCCCCGAGGGACTGGATCGCCGAGCAGTACCGCTCCAGCGACGGCGACTACCTCGACGAGGTCGACGCGCCGGCGCGCGTCGCGAGCGAGATCGAGAACCACCGCTCCGCCCGGGGCCGCATCGACAGCGACACCGACGACATGGTCTTCCTGCGGTACGAGGACGACATCGTGGCGCTGAGCCCGTACGGATCCGGCAGCCGGATCGAGATCGAGGACTACGCGACCGGCTACCGCCGCTGGAACTCCCACGTCAGCACCTGGCCGGTGCCGGGCAGCCACGACGACGAGTTCCGCGGCGGCGGGCCGGGATCCGGAAAGTAAGCGGTCAGGGGAGAGAGGGAAGACGTTGACGGACATCGTGGAAGCGGCCGGTTCGGCGCTGCTGTACGGCCTGGTGGGCTTCGTCGTCATGGCGGTGGCGTTCGTCGCCCTGGACCTGGTGACCCCCGGCAAGCTCGCCTCGGTGGTGTGGACCGAGCGCAACAAGGGCGCGGCCGTGGTGCTCGGCGGTCAGATGCTCGGCGTGGGCATCGTCATCCGCGAGGCGATCGCGGCCAGCGAGTCCGAGGCGGGGCTCGGCTACGGCCTGCTCAGCACCCTGGTGTACGGGCTGGTCGGCGTGCTGGTGATGACGCTGGTGTTCGCCGTGGTCGGCATCGTCACCCCGGGCCGGATGGGCGCCGTGGTGCTCCAGGACGACGGCGACCGTCCCCACCCGGCGGCGTGGGTGCAGGGCGCGATGTACGTCGGCACGGCGCTCATGGTCGGCGCCGCACTGTCGTGAGCACGCTCACGGAACCGCCGCGGGCCGCGGCACGTCCGCGCCTGGCCCGGTTCCTGCTGCTGTTCGCGGTCTTCCTCTGCGCCGCCTGCGGACTGGTCTACGAGCTGGCGCTGACGGCGCTGGGCAGCTACCTGGTCGGCGACACGGTGCTGCAGACCTCGGTCGTGCTGTCGGTCATGGTGTTCGCCATGGGCATGGGCTCGCTGGCGGCCAAGCCGCTGCAGCGCCGCGCCGTCGGGGCGTTCGCCCTGGTGGAGGCGGCGCTGGCGCTGATCGGCGGGCTGTCCGTGCTCGCCCTCTACGTGGCCTTCGCCTGGCTGGGCGTCTACACCCCGGTGATGGTCGCCATCGCCTTCGTCGTCGGCATGCTGATCGGCGCCGAGATCCCGCTGCTGATGACGATGCTCCAGCGGATCCAGCGGCAGGAGGCGGGCGGCGCGGTCGCCGACATGTTCGCCGCCGACTACATCGGCGCGCTGGTCGGCGGGCTCTGCTTCCCGCTGCTCCTGCTGCCGACGTTCGGACAGCTGCGCGGTGCCCTGGTGGTGGGCGCGGTCAACGCCACCGCCGGCGTCGCCCTGGTGCTGTGGATCTTCCGCCGGCAGACCCGCCGGGTGGTCCAGGCCGGGCTGCTGGCCGGCATGGCGGCGGTGCTCGCGCTGCTCGGCGGGGCCTACGCGTTCGCCGACGACCTGGAGGTCAGCGCCCGCCAGCGGCTGTACCGGGACCCGATCGTGCACGCCGAGCAGACCCGGTACCAGGACATCGTGATCACCGAGTCGGTCGCCTTCACCGGAGACCCCGACCTGCGGCTGTTCCTCAACGGCGACCTCCAGTTCTCCTCGGTCGACGAGTACCGCTACCACGAGGCCCTGGTGCACCCGGCGCTGGCCGGCGCCCGCTCCTCCGTGCTGGTCCTCGGCGGCGGCGACGGGCTCGCCCTGCGCGAGGTG
Coding sequences:
- a CDS encoding DUF2617 family protein; amino-acid sequence: MSGIRLAAPYLDTGADQLSFALGLPAREALAVAEVRAGGLTVQLRLLGASHQVIAGPVCETVACLPGRPGWLPEAVNEEIGGWKYRFTARIDTYPPQEFGDRAQWLREGLDGRPDALCGIFPGSPDAVTALVVESDAGVAWRTWHAYPQTRQIVTTHTRLEAR
- a CDS encoding DUF4247 domain-containing protein, which translates into the protein MRHTRLSAAALVAVTLLTGCSGGDADDDAPRDWIAEQYRSSDGDYLDEVDAPARVASEIENHRSARGRIDSDTDDMVFLRYEDDIVALSPYGSGSRIEIEDYATGYRRWNSHVSTWPVPGSHDDEFRGGGPGSGK
- a CDS encoding DUF350 domain-containing protein translates to MTDIVEAAGSALLYGLVGFVVMAVAFVALDLVTPGKLASVVWTERNKGAAVVLGGQMLGVGIVIREAIAASESEAGLGYGLLSTLVYGLVGVLVMTLVFAVVGIVTPGRMGAVVLQDDGDRPHPAAWVQGAMYVGTALMVGAALS
- a CDS encoding polyamine aminopropyltransferase, with the translated sequence MSTLTEPPRAAARPRLARFLLLFAVFLCAACGLVYELALTALGSYLVGDTVLQTSVVLSVMVFAMGMGSLAAKPLQRRAVGAFALVEAALALIGGLSVLALYVAFAWLGVYTPVMVAIAFVVGMLIGAEIPLLMTMLQRIQRQEAGGAVADMFAADYIGALVGGLCFPLLLLPTFGQLRGALVVGAVNATAGVALVLWIFRRQTRRVVQAGLLAGMAAVLALLGGAYAFADDLEVSARQRLYRDPIVHAEQTRYQDIVITESVAFTGDPDLRLFLNGDLQFSSVDEYRYHEALVHPALAGARSSVLVLGGGDGLALREVLRYDDVERVTLVDLDPAVTELARSYGPLRAMNHDALADPRVTTVNDDAFTWLRDATGSYDAVVVDFPDPDSVATAKLYSVEFYGMLSRVLAPQGRVVVQGGSPFFAPRTYWSIEAGIREAGFATTPYQVDVPSFGNWGFVLADLPEGRGAGDPPLRLAPDAPPLRFLDDAVLRAAAVFPLDRRSADVRASTLMEPTVLEYSRQEWRTY